One Alteromonas sp. KC3 DNA segment encodes these proteins:
- a CDS encoding VOC family protein produces the protein MPQPFHLAIPVTNLDDANAFYGELLGCEKGRSDSQWIDWNFFGHQLVTHCVEQMPSPPSHNGVDNHAVPVPHFGVVLTMDDWQHLAEKLEASNIEFVIAPYIRFKGQPGEQATMFFKDPFGNALEFKAFADIKQLFAS, from the coding sequence ATGCCTCAGCCATTTCATCTTGCAATACCCGTCACAAACTTAGATGACGCTAATGCGTTTTATGGTGAGTTATTGGGGTGTGAAAAAGGGCGTAGTGACTCGCAATGGATAGACTGGAACTTTTTTGGCCATCAGTTGGTAACACACTGTGTAGAGCAGATGCCTTCGCCGCCGTCGCACAATGGTGTGGACAATCATGCGGTGCCCGTTCCTCACTTTGGTGTTGTTCTTACAATGGACGACTGGCAACATTTAGCTGAAAAGTTAGAAGCGTCGAACATAGAGTTTGTTATTGCGCCTTATATCCGGTTTAAGGGACAACCCGGCGAGCAAGCGACTATGTTTTTCAAAGACCCGTTTGGCAATGCCCTAGAATTTAAAGCTTTTGCCGATATTAAGCAGCTTTTTGCCAGTTAG
- a CDS encoding aldehyde dehydrogenase family protein: protein MPNRPSLHAVESGVCFVDTVQKLNNSYITGKTQSLDWRKTQLKALKRMLEENQHDILQALKKDLGKCETEAMVAEQGFLLSDIDHTLKHLDKWVKPRKVPTPMVAWPGKSFQQPEPLGTVLIIGAWNYPLQLLLAPYIAALAAGNCAVLKPSELAVETSALVAKLIPQYMDASCVEVIEGGKDESTALLACKWDHIFYTGGEAVGKIVMSAAARHLTPVTLELGGKSPCFVDKNTNLTVTARRLVWGKWMNAGQTCIAPDYVIVEKGFEQKLIDAIKKELKKQYGKEALASRDYGNIINHRHFKRLESYLDSVNVVYGGDTDESRPAMAPTLVLEPSLNSPVMKEEIFGPILPIITVNNIDEGIAFVNDRPKPLALYAFSDNDEVLDHIISHTSSGSVCTNDTMMFMTNPELPFGGVGNSGMGSYHGRHGFDTFSHLKTVMKRSFALDVPFRYAPFSKLKLSLLKKFL, encoded by the coding sequence ATGCCAAATAGACCTTCTCTTCATGCAGTTGAATCGGGTGTGTGTTTTGTTGATACCGTGCAAAAGCTGAATAACAGCTATATTACTGGCAAAACACAATCGTTGGATTGGCGCAAAACTCAGCTCAAGGCCCTAAAGCGTATGCTGGAAGAAAACCAGCATGATATTTTGCAGGCGCTGAAAAAAGACTTAGGCAAATGCGAAACCGAAGCGATGGTCGCCGAGCAGGGCTTTCTGTTATCTGATATCGATCATACTTTAAAGCACCTAGATAAATGGGTAAAGCCTCGTAAAGTGCCTACACCCATGGTGGCGTGGCCAGGTAAAAGCTTTCAGCAGCCAGAGCCCCTTGGCACTGTCTTGATTATTGGCGCATGGAACTACCCGTTACAGCTTTTACTCGCGCCCTATATTGCCGCACTTGCAGCGGGAAACTGTGCAGTGCTTAAGCCGTCGGAATTAGCGGTAGAAACATCTGCACTTGTCGCCAAGTTAATTCCGCAATACATGGATGCCTCATGCGTGGAAGTCATTGAAGGGGGTAAGGACGAGTCGACAGCGCTGCTAGCATGTAAATGGGATCATATCTTTTATACAGGCGGTGAAGCCGTAGGCAAAATAGTGATGAGTGCGGCGGCGCGTCATCTTACACCCGTGACACTAGAGCTAGGTGGTAAAAGCCCATGCTTTGTTGACAAGAATACCAACTTAACGGTTACCGCAAGACGTCTAGTTTGGGGTAAGTGGATGAATGCAGGGCAAACTTGTATTGCGCCTGACTATGTCATTGTAGAAAAAGGTTTTGAACAAAAGCTTATCGATGCCATTAAGAAAGAATTGAAAAAGCAGTATGGCAAAGAGGCATTAGCGTCTCGCGATTACGGCAATATTATCAATCATCGTCATTTTAAGCGGTTAGAAAGCTACCTTGATAGCGTTAATGTTGTCTACGGTGGCGATACGGACGAGTCACGTCCTGCTATGGCACCAACTCTAGTACTTGAGCCCTCGCTAAACAGCCCTGTGATGAAAGAGGAAATTTTTGGTCCTATCCTCCCAATCATCACTGTAAACAACATTGATGAGGGCATTGCCTTTGTTAATGACCGACCAAAGCCTCTTGCACTATACGCTTTTAGTGATAACGATGAGGTGCTCGACCATATTATAAGCCATACCAGTTCAGGTAGTGTGTGTACCAATGACACCATGATGTTTATGACTAACCCTGAACTTCCTTTTGGTGGGGTAGGTAACAGTGGTATGGGTAGCTACCACGGGCGTCACGGTTTTGATACGTTCAGTCACTTGAAGACCGTAATGAAACGATCGTTTGCCCTTGATGTACCCTTTAGGTACGCACCATTTTCAAAGTTAAAATTATCATTACTTAAGAAGTTTTTGTAA
- a CDS encoding PepSY domain-containing protein, whose translation MNKFMRALHNYLGLILCIQIALWFLSGLVMAYLPIEEVRGNHLRSKVTTQWHSALASPSSILSTHNNSATLSLSHRLEMQDGVLVSTPVYQVKDKDKVYRYNALDGRQLMSMSEDTIKMLALAQYRGKGNIQSSELITTLPQEVQNLTAPLWQMVFDDEFDTHFYLDPNTGAVLRVRTDTWRLFDFMWMLHIMDYKDRSNFNSPLLIGFSASALLFTLTGIVLLYHRFKPRRRRSIFKRGAY comes from the coding sequence ATGAACAAATTTATGCGTGCGCTTCACAATTACCTAGGGCTTATCTTGTGTATACAAATCGCTTTATGGTTTTTAAGTGGCTTGGTAATGGCCTATCTTCCTATAGAAGAAGTAAGAGGAAACCACCTGCGCAGTAAAGTGACTACCCAATGGCATAGCGCTTTAGCCAGCCCATCTAGCATACTTAGCACCCACAACAACAGTGCAACGTTATCACTTTCCCACAGGCTAGAAATGCAAGACGGTGTGCTTGTCAGCACGCCGGTTTATCAGGTCAAGGATAAAGACAAGGTTTACCGGTACAATGCGCTAGATGGTAGACAATTGATGTCTATGAGTGAAGACACAATCAAGATGCTCGCACTTGCTCAATATCGCGGGAAAGGCAATATTCAATCGAGTGAATTAATAACCACACTTCCGCAAGAAGTGCAGAACCTTACAGCACCGCTGTGGCAGATGGTATTTGATGACGAGTTTGACACTCACTTCTACCTTGACCCAAACACGGGGGCCGTGTTGAGAGTGCGCACTGATACATGGCGCCTGTTCGATTTTATGTGGATGCTTCACATTATGGATTATAAAGATCGCAGTAACTTTAATAGCCCGCTGCTTATAGGATTTTCTGCTAGTGCCCTGCTTTTCACCTTAACAGGCATTGTGCTGTTGTATCATCGTTTCAAACCACGCAGACGACGCAGTATATTTAAGCGAGGCGCGTATTAG